A window of Pirellula sp. SH-Sr6A contains these coding sequences:
- a CDS encoding glycosyltransferase family 2 protein, with the protein MISIVVPLLNEQDSLVELVERIDASIQSHQLGSYEILFVDDGSTDRSWEVIQEIAAKKTSVRAIRFRRNFGKAAALNAGFQRATGDYVITMDADLQDDPAEIPRLLKKLEEGFDVVSGWKQTRYDPWHKRYPSLVFNGILRAATKLHLHDFNCGLKAYRREVLSEVQMYGEMHRFIPVLANSRGYRVAELAVQHHPRVHGVSKYGVSRILKGFLDLFTVVFLTRFRYRPQHVLGGIGLFACGLSVAIFVMLCSLWVLTRAFSDSSPFHLTQTPLFYLSMILFIAGLQFLSTGLLAELVVANSAHRNPPFSIRDSIGESTPTNS; encoded by the coding sequence ATGATCTCGATCGTCGTCCCCCTGCTGAACGAGCAAGACTCCCTCGTAGAACTGGTCGAGCGCATCGACGCCTCGATCCAAAGCCATCAACTGGGTTCCTATGAAATCCTATTCGTCGACGACGGTTCCACCGATCGATCTTGGGAGGTGATCCAGGAAATCGCCGCGAAAAAAACTTCCGTTCGCGCCATTCGGTTCCGTAGAAACTTTGGCAAAGCTGCCGCATTGAACGCCGGATTTCAGCGGGCGACAGGGGATTACGTCATCACCATGGATGCGGATTTGCAAGACGACCCAGCCGAGATTCCTCGCCTCTTGAAAAAACTCGAGGAAGGATTCGATGTGGTGAGCGGTTGGAAGCAAACGCGGTATGACCCGTGGCACAAGCGATATCCGTCCCTCGTATTCAATGGAATCCTGCGAGCGGCGACCAAGCTCCATTTGCATGATTTCAACTGCGGACTCAAAGCCTATCGCCGCGAAGTCCTCTCCGAAGTCCAAATGTATGGCGAGATGCACCGCTTTATCCCTGTTCTCGCCAATTCGCGCGGCTACCGCGTCGCGGAGCTTGCGGTGCAGCACCATCCTCGCGTGCATGGCGTCTCGAAATACGGCGTTTCGCGCATCCTTAAAGGTTTCTTGGATCTCTTCACGGTTGTGTTCCTCACTCGGTTTCGCTATCGACCGCAGCATGTTCTCGGGGGCATCGGGTTGTTCGCATGCGGGCTTTCCGTGGCAATTTTTGTCATGCTCTGTTCGCTTTGGGTTTTGACGCGCGCCTTCAGCGATTCGAGTCCATTTCATCTCACGCAGACTCCGCTCTTTTATCTCTCGATGATCTTGTTCATCGCGGGTTTGCAGTTTTTGAGCACTGGCCTGTTGGCCGAACTCGTCGTCGCCAATTCGGCGCATCGCAATCCTCCGTTTTCGATTCGGGATAGTATCGGCGAGTCGACTCCAACCAACTCGTGA